The proteins below come from a single Cricetulus griseus strain 17A/GY chromosome 6, alternate assembly CriGri-PICRH-1.0, whole genome shotgun sequence genomic window:
- the Hrc gene encoding sarcoplasmic reticulum histidine-rich calcium-binding protein encodes MGFQGPWLHICLLWATVASVLVPPVVTQELRGAGLGLGNWNNNAGIPGSSEDMSAEFGHHIHSHGGYQSEKDRDHRAEDEDFSREYGHQLQDHRYPGHEAGEENISEEIFRGHVRQAHGHRGHASEDLGDSAEPENHFHTQRSHSHEDEDEDSVVSNENHHGHRGEDDDGEEEEEAEMEENSDNKHQAHDHQSHSKEGGSDEHHDAYSHSHSHSHSHSHRDHKDEDDDGDATEYGDQAHKHWHHEEEDDGDSDGDHHAHSHRQEGDEDEDDDDDGDSSEYGHQAQGHQGHKDREYDDDDDDDDDDDDDGNSTEHGHQAQGHRKGEDEDESDEDYYHASRHGHRAHEDEDEDDNDSTEHGHQVCRHQGDEKESDEDDLDGDYRHVPSQGHQSHQDEEKEDETVSNEHWHQSPRYTHHGLGSDTQEEEVTVKLSHHVASHQPQGHKSDKEEDFPEEYMTEVPGHHPHRVSREEHEDNSAEFGHKVPSHRPQDQDEQTSQGHRESVQGDFNHRPLQSTGAGSKEPRKEDDHSSQEGDEDTETSKGAHSEEEEEEEEEDGHGFPMSQEDEEEEEKDEKESRENRAEVLTPLSHHRKQQQQQEEEEEEEEEILEENLLPFTIIPNPLAGREVAREGSSEEESREVPGQHDAQECENYQPGSLCGYCSFCNRCTECEICHCDEENMGEHCDQCQHCQFCYLCPLVCETLCTPGSYIDYFSSSLYQALADMLETPEP; translated from the exons ATGGGCTTCCAGGGGCCATGGCTGCATATTTGTCTCCTTTGGGCCACAGTGGCCAGCGTGCTGGTCCCTCCAGTGGTGACCCAGGAGCTGAGAGGGGCTGGACTGGGCCTCGGCAACTGGAATAACAATGCAGGCATCCCTGGGTCTTCAGAGGACATGTCAGCTGAGTTTGGCCACCACATCCACAGCCATGGGGGCTATCAAAGTGAAAAGGACAGAGACCATAGAGCAGAGGATGAGGATTTCTCCAGAGAATATGGCCACCAGCTCCAAGACCACAGGTACCCTGGCCATGAGGCTGGAGAGGAGAATATCTCCGAAGAGATCTTCAGAGGGCATGTTAGACAGGCCCATGGGCACAGAGGACATGCCAGTGAAGATTTGGGGGACTCAGCAGAGCCTGAGAACCACTTCCACACACAGAGGAGTCATAGccatgaagatgaagatgaggatAGTGTTGTCTCCAATGAGAATCACCATGGCCACAGAGGGGAAGATGAtgatggagaggaggaggaggaggcagaaatggaggagaaCTCTGACAACAAGCACCAGGCCCATGATCATCAGAGCCACTCAAAGGAAGGGGGTTCAGATGAACACCATGATGCctacagccacagccacagccacagccacagccacagccacagagaccacaaagatgaagatgatgatggtgatgccACTGAGTATGGAGACCAGGCCCACAAACATTGGCACCATGAGGAGGAAGATGATGGAGACTCAGATGGAGACCATCATGCCCACAGTCACAGACAAGAAGGTGATGAAGATGAAGACGACGATGATGATGGTGACTCCAGTGAATATGGACACCAGGCCCAGGGCCACCAAGGCCACAAAGACAgagaatatgatgatgatgatgatgatgatgatgatgatgatgatgacggcAACTCCACTGAGCACGGGCACCAGGCCCAAGGCCACAGAAAGGGAGAAGATGAAGATGAGTCAGATGAAGACTACTATCATGCCTCCAGGCATGGACATCGAGCccatgaagatgaagatgaagatgacaaCGACTCCACTGAGCATGGGCACCAGGTCTGCAGACACCAAGGCGATGAGAAGGAAAGTGATGAGGATGACTTAGATGGAGACTACCGTCATGTCCCCAGCCAGGGCCACCAAAGCCACCAAgatgaggaaaaggaagatgaGACTGTATCCAATGAACATTGGCACCAGTCTCCCAGATACACTCACCATGGCCTTGGAAGTGACACTCAAGAAGAGGAGGTAACAGTCAAACTCAGCCACCATGTTGCAAGCCACCAACCCCAAGGCCACAAGTCTGACAAGGAGGAGGACTTCCCAGAAGAATATATGACAGAAGTCCCTGGCCATCACCCCCATAGAGTCTCCAGGGAGGAACATGAGGACAATTCTGCTGAGTTTGGCCACAAGGTCCCCAGCCACAGGCCACAAGATCAAGATGAACAGACCAGCCAGGGTCACAGAGAGTCTGTCCAAGGTGACTTTAATCACCGGCCCCTGCAGTCTACAGGGGCTGGTTCTAAAGAACCAAGGAAGGAAGATGACCACAGTTCTCAAGAGGGAGATGAGGACACAGAGACAAGCAAAGGAGCTCacagtgaggaggaggaagaggaggaggaggaggatggccATGGATTCCCCATGAgccaggaagatgaggaagaggaagaaaaagatgagaaGGAGAGCAGGGAAAACAGGGCTGAGGTTCTGactccactgagccatcacagaaagcagcagcagcagcaggaggaggaggaggaggaggaggaggaaatcttagaagaaaacctGCTACCTTTCACTATCATCCCAAACCCCCTGGCTGGGAGGGAGGTGGCCAGAGAAGGTTCCAGTGAGGAAGAGAGCCGTGAAGTCCCAG GTCAGCACGATGCCCAGGAGTGTGAGAACTACCAGCCAGGGTCCCTGTGTGGCTATTGTTCTTTCTGCAAT CGATGTACTGAATGTGAAATCTGTCACTGTGATGAGGAGAACATGGGGGAACACTGTGACCAGTGTCAG CACTGCCAATTCTGCTACCTCTGCCCGCTGGTCTGTGAAACCCTCTGCACTCCAG GAAGCTACATAGACTATTTCTCATCCTCCCTGTATCA AGCCCTGGCTGACATGCTAGAGACTCCAGAGCCCTGA